In Herpetosiphonaceae bacterium, a genomic segment contains:
- a CDS encoding CDP-alcohol phosphatidyltransferase family protein — protein MRQTTSPWGQLSAAAVHLYTASGAVLAFLIVLAAFQGNTVQALWLGLIALIIDSTDGTLARRFRVSETLPWFDGRRLDDIVDYLTYVFAPVLLLWSGEYLPQGNAGMILAALPLLASSYQFCRVDAKTDDHFFLGFPSYWNVVAFYTIVLDLTPTTVSIIMIVCSLLVFVPIRYVYPSRTAAFRRLTLALTGLWLLCYAWILPQLPTPSPILSDFSLLYLVYYLGLSLYLTFKPWTIKNRSRAA, from the coding sequence ATGCGACAAACGACATCGCCGTGGGGGCAGCTCAGCGCCGCTGCGGTCCATCTGTACACCGCCAGTGGAGCCGTGCTGGCCTTCCTGATCGTGCTGGCCGCGTTTCAGGGCAACACCGTGCAGGCTTTGTGGCTCGGCCTGATCGCGCTGATCATCGACAGCACCGACGGCACGCTGGCGCGCCGGTTTCGGGTGAGCGAGACGCTGCCCTGGTTCGATGGCCGCCGCCTCGACGATATTGTCGATTATCTAACGTACGTCTTCGCGCCGGTGCTGCTGCTGTGGAGCGGCGAATATCTGCCGCAAGGCAACGCGGGCATGATCCTGGCGGCGCTTCCGCTGCTCGCATCGAGCTACCAATTTTGCCGCGTGGACGCCAAAACCGACGATCATTTTTTCTTAGGCTTTCCGAGCTACTGGAACGTCGTCGCGTTCTACACGATCGTGCTCGATCTCACGCCCACGACCGTCAGCATCATCATGATCGTCTGCTCGCTGCTGGTCTTCGTGCCGATCCGCTACGTCTATCCGTCGCGAACGGCGGCATTTCGGCGGCTTACGCTGGCGCTCACCGGGCTATGGCTGCTCTGCTACGCCTGGATACTCCCGCAGCTACCTACGCCAAGCCCGATCCTGAGCGATTTCTCGCTGCTGTACCTTGTGTACTACCTGGGTCTGAGCCTGTATCTCACGTTCAAGCCCTGGACGATCAAGAACAGATCGCGGGCGGCGTAA
- a CDS encoding deoxynucleoside kinase: protein MGKLVTVVGNAGVGKTTLTEQLCGALPLMHGLEQHASRPFQQLFAVDRTRYALANQIDYLLLRAEQEAAIRQRTGVGMQDGGLDEDFYIFTRFFYQQGYLSADEFQLCQRMHGLLRHTLPPPDLVIYLTAPLDVVIERHRRRGRTLEIAAVGDLATLDFLCQAWLRRLDRSPVITVDASADDPTFAAQMPRLVAAIQSLFES, encoded by the coding sequence GTGGGAAAACTGGTGACTGTGGTCGGTAACGCCGGAGTTGGCAAGACGACGCTCACGGAGCAGCTTTGTGGGGCGCTGCCGCTGATGCATGGCCTAGAGCAGCACGCATCCCGTCCGTTCCAGCAGCTATTTGCCGTCGACCGTACCCGGTACGCGCTTGCCAACCAGATTGACTACCTGCTGCTGCGCGCCGAGCAAGAGGCTGCGATCCGGCAGCGCACAGGGGTGGGCATGCAGGACGGCGGCCTGGACGAGGATTTTTATATCTTCACCCGCTTCTTCTATCAGCAAGGCTACTTGAGCGCGGACGAGTTTCAGCTCTGCCAGCGGATGCACGGGCTGCTCCGCCATACGCTGCCGCCGCCCGATCTGGTGATCTACCTGACCGCGCCGCTGGATGTGGTGATCGAGCGGCACCGTCGGCGGGGGCGCACGCTGGAGATTGCCGCCGTCGGCGATCTGGCGACGCTTGACTTCCTCTGCCAGGCGTGGCTGCGCCGGCTCGATCGCTCGCCGGTCATCACGGTTGATGCCAGCGCCGACGATCCGACGTTTGCCGCGCAGATGCCCCGGCTTGTCGCCGCGATCCAATCGCTGTTTGAGTCTTAG
- a CDS encoding glycosyltransferase family 4 protein, with amino-acid sequence MRIAQIAPMYESVPPTHYGGTERVVWNLCEELVKRGHEVTLFASGDSDTSAMLHPTTPHSLRRHLTRDEMLNLSPYLHLSMLSHVYRRADDFDIIHSHVDHFAFPFARLVPTPTVTTLHGRLDLSILPPILRCYPHLPLVSISMAQRAPLRELPLNWVGCVPNGIPLDRFTFQPRPGDYLVFVGRICPEKRPDWAVEIARRVGMPLKVAAKVDPVDHQYWTVEIAPLFAANDVEYLGEIGEQAKADLLGGAYATLFPLAWPEPFGLVLIESMACGTPVIALRHGSVPEILRNGVSGFICDSLDEMVAAVRRVATLDRRLCRAEALRFTSKTMADSYEQVYDRVIAARKDPGYARQLGDVGAPDG; translated from the coding sequence ATGCGCATTGCACAAATCGCGCCGATGTATGAGTCCGTGCCACCCACGCACTACGGTGGTACTGAGCGAGTTGTTTGGAATTTGTGTGAAGAGCTGGTCAAGCGCGGCCACGAGGTAACGCTCTTTGCGAGCGGCGACTCCGACACCAGCGCGATGCTACACCCCACGACGCCACATTCGCTGCGCCGCCACCTGACGCGCGACGAGATGCTCAATCTATCGCCGTATCTTCATCTCTCGATGCTGAGCCATGTGTATCGCCGCGCGGATGATTTTGACATCATTCACTCGCATGTCGATCATTTTGCCTTTCCCTTTGCGCGGCTGGTCCCGACGCCGACCGTTACCACGCTGCATGGACGCCTCGATCTGTCGATCCTGCCGCCGATTTTGCGCTGCTATCCTCATCTTCCGCTTGTTTCGATCAGCATGGCGCAGCGCGCGCCGCTGCGTGAGCTGCCGCTCAACTGGGTTGGATGCGTGCCCAACGGCATTCCGCTCGATCGCTTCACCTTCCAGCCCAGGCCGGGCGATTATCTGGTATTCGTGGGCCGCATCTGCCCTGAGAAGCGGCCAGACTGGGCCGTCGAGATCGCGCGGCGCGTCGGCATGCCGCTCAAAGTCGCCGCTAAGGTCGATCCGGTCGATCACCAGTACTGGACAGTCGAGATCGCGCCGTTGTTCGCGGCGAATGATGTCGAGTATCTCGGCGAGATCGGCGAGCAGGCCAAGGCTGATCTGCTCGGCGGCGCGTACGCCACGCTTTTTCCCCTCGCCTGGCCGGAGCCGTTTGGCCTGGTGCTGATCGAATCGATGGCTTGCGGCACGCCCGTGATTGCTTTGCGGCACGGGTCGGTGCCTGAGATCTTGCGCAATGGCGTCAGCGGTTTCATTTGTGACTCGCTCGATGAGATGGTGGCGGCGGTTCGCAGGGTGGCAACACTCGATCGGCGGCTGTGCCGGGCCGAGGCGCTGCGCTTCACCTCAAAGACGATGGCCGATAGCTACGAGCAGGTGTACGATCGGGTAATCGCGGCGCGTAAAGATCCCGGCTATGCGCGCCAGCTGGGCGATGTCGGCGCGCCGGATGGGTAA
- a CDS encoding 2Fe-2S iron-sulfur cluster-binding protein produces the protein MPKLQVDGYGTFDVADGTRLVRAIEENGVDILHRCGGYAKCTTCRVQFVSGEPDRMTQAEQDKLAEKSLLGQARLSCQIVCDHDMQLRPLMTLHESGLPDPGPQPEAQITPPPEWTSKPQEPTSFA, from the coding sequence ATGCCCAAACTTCAGGTCGATGGATACGGCACGTTTGATGTCGCAGACGGTACGCGGCTCGTCCGAGCGATCGAGGAAAACGGCGTCGATATTCTGCATCGCTGCGGCGGCTACGCCAAATGCACCACCTGTCGCGTCCAGTTCGTCAGCGGAGAGCCGGATCGTATGACTCAGGCCGAGCAGGACAAGCTGGCGGAGAAGAGCCTGCTGGGACAGGCGCGTCTCTCGTGTCAGATCGTCTGCGACCACGATATGCAACTCCGCCCGCTGATGACGCTCCATGAGAGCGGCCTCCCCGATCCCGGCCCGCAGCCGGAGGCGCAGATCACCCCGCCGCCTGAGTGGACCAGCAAGCCGCAGGAGCCGACCTCCTTCGCGTAA
- a CDS encoding Hsp20/alpha crystallin family protein has translation MAIPRWEPFRDLITLRDSIDRMFEEAFVRVRGNGDGFFMLRETPALDIYETDKEIKVEIPLSGIKPEDVEVTLTGTTLMIKGETRAREEVKEDRYYRREVRYGAFTRSVVLPEVADIEKPEATFADGVLVVTFPKVVAVEPKRLEIKQPEKEQEAVLG, from the coding sequence ATGGCAATCCCACGTTGGGAGCCATTCCGCGACCTGATCACCTTACGCGACTCGATCGACCGGATGTTCGAGGAGGCGTTTGTTCGTGTGCGCGGCAACGGCGATGGGTTCTTCATGCTGCGCGAAACCCCGGCGCTGGACATCTACGAAACCGATAAGGAGATCAAGGTTGAGATCCCGCTGTCGGGGATCAAGCCCGAAGATGTGGAGGTCACGCTTACGGGCACTACGCTGATGATCAAAGGCGAAACCAGGGCCAGGGAGGAGGTCAAGGAGGACAGGTACTACCGGCGCGAAGTGCGTTACGGCGCGTTTACCCGCTCGGTGGTGCTGCCCGAAGTGGCCGACATCGAGAAGCCCGAAGCGACCTTTGCCGACGGCGTGCTGGTGGTTACGTTCCCGAAGGTTGTTGCGGTCGAGCCGAAGCGCCTTGAGATCAAGCAGCCGGAGAAGGAGCAAGAGGCGGTTCTTGGCTGA
- a CDS encoding GAF domain-containing sensor histidine kinase, which yields MKKKKLQVDTKLGTELQPLGHQPPEFETIHTALLDNAAYPFLHDAALQLAASLDYETTLTMITRLAIPALADSCLVDLLTTAGRVCRVATVHANPAEARLLKEELRYPPDPDALDHPVAKVLRTRQPELHYEITDRHLQATAHDAEHLRILRELGPTSGMVVPLIAQDQLLGALSLGTVRGGRHYTDADLAVAQAFADHAAVALLNARRYKEAQDGMRAREQFLSIAAHELKNPLTTLLGSIEHLQRRITRMSEAQERDHQIAQRIRDQTVRMTQMIDTLLDISRVESGRLNLVRAPIDLAALIRRLVAEVQATNKQHTFGVEVLDDPLIVYADAIRLEQVLQNLLVNAVKYSPGGGPIGVRLARRGLEASIAVTDQGIGIPQAAIPYLFERFFRAPNADKLQIDGLGLGLAVVREIVTHHGGEVSVASEEGQGSTFAITIPLYEAGFHAPPEAERSGLLPHSFEAW from the coding sequence ATGAAAAAGAAAAAACTACAGGTCGATACGAAACTTGGTACTGAGTTGCAACCGCTCGGCCACCAGCCGCCGGAGTTCGAGACGATCCATACGGCGCTTCTCGATAATGCGGCGTATCCTTTTTTGCATGATGCCGCCTTGCAGCTTGCTGCCTCGTTGGATTACGAGACAACGCTCACGATGATCACGCGGTTGGCGATCCCTGCGCTCGCCGACTCCTGCCTGGTTGATCTCTTGACCACTGCGGGCCGCGTGTGCCGCGTCGCTACGGTTCATGCCAATCCAGCCGAGGCACGCCTGCTCAAAGAGGAGCTGCGCTATCCGCCCGACCCCGACGCGCTGGATCATCCTGTGGCGAAGGTGCTGCGTACCCGGCAGCCGGAGCTACACTACGAGATCACCGATAGGCATCTTCAGGCCACGGCTCATGATGCCGAGCATTTGCGGATCTTACGTGAGCTCGGCCCGACCTCAGGCATGGTTGTGCCGCTGATCGCCCAGGATCAGCTTCTGGGCGCGCTGTCGCTGGGAACCGTGCGCGGCGGGCGGCATTATACGGATGCTGATCTGGCTGTCGCGCAGGCGTTTGCCGATCACGCGGCGGTGGCGCTGCTGAACGCGCGGCGCTACAAAGAGGCGCAGGATGGCATGCGCGCGCGCGAGCAGTTTCTATCGATCGCCGCGCATGAGCTGAAAAACCCGCTGACCACGCTGCTCGGCTCGATCGAGCACCTGCAACGGCGCATCACGCGCATGAGCGAGGCGCAAGAGCGCGATCACCAGATTGCGCAGCGTATCCGCGACCAGACCGTCCGGATGACGCAGATGATTGACACGCTGCTTGATATTTCTCGCGTCGAAAGCGGACGGCTTAATCTGGTTCGCGCGCCGATCGATCTTGCCGCGCTCATCCGGCGGCTGGTGGCTGAAGTACAGGCGACGAATAAGCAGCATACGTTCGGCGTTGAGGTGCTGGACGATCCGCTGATCGTATATGCCGACGCGATCCGTCTGGAGCAGGTGCTCCAGAATCTGCTCGTCAACGCGGTGAAGTATAGCCCAGGCGGTGGCCCAATCGGTGTGCGGCTTGCCCGCCGGGGCCTGGAGGCTTCGATCGCCGTGACGGACCAGGGCATCGGCATTCCGCAGGCGGCGATCCCATACCTCTTTGAGCGCTTCTTTCGCGCGCCCAACGCGGATAAGCTCCAGATCGACGGCCTTGGGCTGGGGCTTGCTGTCGTCAGGGAGATTGTGACCCATCACGGCGGTGAGGTGTCCGTCGCCAGCGAGGAGGGCCAGGGCAGTACGTTCGCCATCACCATACCGCTATACGAGGCGGGCTTCCACGCGCCACCCGAAGCCGAGCGCTCCGGCCTGCTGCCGCATTCGTTTGAAGCGTGGTAG